AACCAAACATAACGGCTAAACCTAAACTTTCACTCTCTGCACGCAGAGGGATGAAACTGCCACCAGGCAGCATGAATTTAAAAACGAAGCAGCAGCCGCAAGAGTTTGCATCACAGCCCTCGAATAAAAATACAAGTGCACTTCCCAATGCGATACCTGCACTACCAGTGCATCGGAATAGCAAAAGTAATCCTGGATCCCTTACTAACGGAATCCAGACGacttcaacttcttcagAAAAGCAGGTGGACACGGAGGGAACAGAGCCAAGCAAGACTAATTCCGGCTCCAACTCTAATGGGGGTCTATTTGCAATGTTTTCAAAATATGTTGATATAAAGTCTGGTTCGCTGAATTTTACTGGCAAACTCTCGCTTTCATCTCAAGGTGTTGATTTTAGCAATGGCTCGAGCTTCCGAATTACCCTAGATGAACTTAAATTTATGGAAGAATTGGGTCACGGGAACTACGGAACAGTTTCCAAAGTTCTGCATAAACCCACAAACGTTATGATGGCAATGAAAGAGGTCAGACTGGAGTTAGATGAGTCCAAGTTCAACCAAATTTTGATGGAACTAGAAGTGCTGCATAAATGTCAGTCTCCTTATATTGTAGATTTTTACGGCGCATTTTTTATTGAGGGAGCAGTCTACATGTGCATGGAATTAATGGATGGTGGCTCTCTAGACAAGACATATGATCACGAAGAATTGGGCGGAGTAGAGGAGCCTCAACTAGCTTTTATCACAGAAAGTGTCATCCGTGGCTTGAAGGAGCTGAAAGATGTTCACAATGTTATCCATCGTGATGTAAAACCTACAAATATCCTATGCTCGGCTGTACAGGGAAGCGTCAAGTTGTGTGATTTTGGAGTATCAGGAAACTTAGTTGCATCCCTCGCTAAAACAAATATCGGTTGCCAGTCTTACATGGCTCCGGAGCGCATTAAGTCCCTCAACCCAGACATGGCGACATACTCTGTACAGTCAGATATTTGGTCATTGGGACTATCTATCGTGGAGATGGCCACAGGTGCTTACCCGTATCCTCCAGAGACTTACGATAACATTTTCAGCCAATTGAGCGCCATCGTAGACGGCCCACCCCCACGCCTTCCTGCAGACAGGTTTTCTAGCGAAGCTCAGGATTTCGTCAGTATGTGTCTGCAGAAAATTCCGGAGAGGAGACCTACATATGGTGCACTACTAGAACACCCTTGGCTCAAAAATTACGACCGCGCAAATGTTAACATGAACGAATTTATATCAACTCGTTTAGCGAAGCGACAATACATGGAGAAAAATAGGGAAACAGATGTACAGAAAGTCGTACCAGCATTACATATGGGTGGCCTAATGTCATAGATGACCTTTTCTTCATTCATAGTTTATTAACACACGTcattttaaaaataaaagTTTTAACTATTCATTGGTGATCTATTGTTCACCACTGTTATACCACATACACCACTAAATACCTTTTATCTAACTCTAATGTCGATCTGCTGCTATTCTGATGTTTTTCTTACAGATTTGATATATCGCGTTTACATTTGTACGAGTATCGTGGTTTTTCAGTGGCTTATATTTTCTTCGTaaataaaaagaataataaaTCGCTTAACATTTTGAGCTGTGTGTACTTTCCAGCGGTTAAGCATAGAAGGGTTGAATCCATCGTGAAAATATTCCTGTAACTGTCAATTAGGTTTAGTGAAGGCTTCGGGCTATTGGATAAATTTAGTAAGTGTGTTAATAGTGGACAGTATTGAAAGGTTATAATAGTAAATAATCTTGTCCATGGGGCTGCTAAGGACTTTAAAACGTCATCCTACCCTTCAATACTTCCATCATACTTATAAGAAGACAATTGGGCATGAAGCAAGAGATGTTATCAGTCGGCTTTATCGTTTTCTTCATCCTGTGTTGAAGAGGATATTCCCAAGTTTTATAGTTGCGCACTACTATTATATTATAGGAGTATCACTACTTTGCTCTATAATATTATATCCTGCCCGCAATTTGGACTATGTTGATATACTGTTCTTTGCTACTGGGGCTGCGACACAGGGAGGGTTGAATACTGTTGATATGAATAAACTGAATTTATACCAACAGGTAGTCCTTTACATAACCTGTATCATCACAGCACCGATTTGGATTCATGGTAGTTTAGTGTTCATTAGATTATTTTGGTTTGAGAGGTACTTTGACGGGATTAAAGATTGGTCAAAAAAGTATTACCAGATGAGGAGAACAAGAACGCTTATTGCGAGAGAAATGACAAGAACAATGTCTTCTTCAGGAATGAGCGCGAGAGGCAGAGGTAACAAAGACGCTGGCGGAGTTGGAGCCAGGGTACTCACGAAGAATTCTGTCGGAACACCAGATTTCCAAAGTAAATTGTTCAGCGGGAAAATGGTAAGACGAGATGAGGCAACAAGCGACCATGACGACAGTATCTCTACTGCTTCAGATTATACAGAGCAATCTAGCGCACACTCCATGTTGGCTTATGACGGAAATCACCCTCAACAAATTTCTGAAGTCCAAGGCGCTGTTAAGAAGCCTAATAATGCTTCTAGAATCATGCGAGAAAGGTTCCAGGGTAAGAGAGATTCTAGAGATATCTCTCCCGCTGACATGTATCGGTCGATATTAATCCTCCAAGGGCATCATCATGAAAGTGACGATGATGGCCAGGTTTTAGTAATACGTGGTCCTCACGAGAGAAGAACAGACTCCGATcacgaagaagaaggaataAGTATAAAACAAGAAAAACAGGGCCCACAGAGGGATGTATCTCCTGAGAAACAGGCTGAAAAACTTGAGACTACAAGCCCCCCT
The Eremothecium sinecaudum strain ATCC 58844 chromosome II, complete sequence DNA segment above includes these coding regions:
- the PBS2 gene encoding mitogen-activated protein kinase kinase PBS2 (Syntenic homolog of Ashbya gossypii AFL217C; Syntenic homolog of Saccharomyces cerevisiae YJL128C (PBS2)); this translates as MDRNSLQRSGSIHSGSSASKNYSNLNANLHARVKAFQEQRKLKRSGSVGSKTSNPPQDASSIQHIVNKPLPPLPGNKIIQPQKSQSKEKLPEGVTSQLETIRQSETEDGTQLQNEFSTVHETHESKKLVEQNEQDSNLNMAQDVQEQLQPHTEQPQGVGESRDSEVSEQGSEQASTKSDDEHEELEDERLLGEERSMPGEFSGEGNSQISDQTAESSQQQSHRAIGSYSAMKLLQLQQRLQQQRFSTPQQRARFSSEVPKQGLPTLNNFQGQFNPIRRAPRAPESSSPRAHPIPNQGAIAGVQGPARPNNSINPCEPNITAKPKLSLSARRGMKLPPGSMNLKTKQQPQEFASQPSNKNTSALPNAIPALPVHRNSKSNPGSLTNGIQTTSTSSEKQVDTEGTEPSKTNSGSNSNGGLFAMFSKYVDIKSGSLNFTGKLSLSSQGVDFSNGSSFRITLDELKFMEELGHGNYGTVSKVLHKPTNVMMAMKEVRLELDESKFNQILMELEVLHKCQSPYIVDFYGAFFIEGAVYMCMELMDGGSLDKTYDHEELGGVEEPQLAFITESVIRGLKELKDVHNVIHRDVKPTNILCSAVQGSVKLCDFGVSGNLVASLAKTNIGCQSYMAPERIKSLNPDMATYSVQSDIWSLGLSIVEMATGAYPYPPETYDNIFSQLSAIVDGPPPRLPADRFSSEAQDFVSMCLQKIPERRPTYGALLEHPWLKNYDRANVNMNEFISTRLAKRQYMEKNRETDVQKVVPALHMGGLMS